Below is a window of Spelaeicoccus albus DNA.
TGCTGTTCGTCGCCCCGTTCATCCAAGCCGACTGGACGATTTGGCTGTTTGCGGCGGCGTTCCTCGTCATGGATGTCGCGATAGTCGTGTACAACATCACGCAGGTCAGCTTCCGGCAGAGCCTGTGCCCGCCGCATTTGCTGGGACGGATGAATGCGACGATCCGGTTCGTCGTCTGGGGAACCATGCCGTTGGGGTCGTTCGCGGGCGCACTCATCGGCGAGCATTTCGGCGTCCGGACGGCATTGTTCGTGGGCGCGATCGGCGCCGCGTTCTCGTTCCTGCCGATCTTCTTCTCACGGTTACGGCAAATGGCGACGTTGCCGACGGGCGAATCGGGCGCCGCCGGCGTCGAGGGCATTGCCGAGTCGGACGTCGATACCGGCGACGACGCGCCGTCCGCGCCCTAGCGTTACAGCTCCTGCCACTTCGGCCGGTTGGCGTACGTGTGCTTGTAGTAGTCGGCGAGTTCGAGTGCCGAACCGGCCGCCTCGTCGACGATGACTGCCGCATGCTCGTGCAGTTGAAGCACGGACGCCGGGCAGATTGCCGAGACCGGCCCCTCGACTGCCGCGGCGACGGCCTCGGCCTTGGCGGCCCCCGTCGCGACAAGGACTGCTTGCCGCGACTCCGAGATCGTGCCGAGGCCCTGCGTCAGCACGTGCCGGGGCACGTCGGACATCGAGGGAAAGAAGCGGGCGTTGTCCTCGCGGGTCTGCTCGGTGAGGGTCTTCACCCTGGTGCGCGAGCGCAATGACGAGGCGGGCTCGTTGAAGCCGATGTGCCCGTCCGTACCGATGCCGAGCAGTTGAATGTCGATTCCGCCGGCTGCGCGAATCGATTCGTCGTACCGTGCTCCTTCGCCGGCAATATCGTCCGATTCGCCGTTGGGTGAATGGACGCGCTCGGCGGGAATGTCGATGTGGTTGGTGAATTCGCGGCGGATCACCGAATAGTACGACTGGTCGTGGCTGCGCGGGATGCCAATGTATTCGTCGAGCAAGAACGCGTGGGCGTCGGCAAATGACAAGCCGGATTGCCGGTGCCGGCGGATCAGTTCTTCATAGATCTTCAGCGGCGACGAGCCGGTAGCAAGGCCCAGCACCGAGGACGGCGTGGCGCGCACGCGGCGTTCGACGGCGTCCGCGACCAACCCCGCAATTCGGCCCGGATCGGACAGAATAATTACTTCCACGTTGTCTCCATGCAGTTCGTCGGCGGCGCACCGGCGTTCCCGGCCGCACGGACAGTCTAGCTGGAGGCGAACCCGTGAATTCGGGCCAGGATGTCCGGGGCGCGCCGATCGAACGTGGACGCGCCCAGGCGCACTCCCACGACCAGGTACACGCCGCCGAGCACGACTCCCGCCGGCAGCACGATCCACCCGATCCCCGGAGCCGCGAACATCGCAATGAGGGCTGTGACGAGGATCGGAAGCGACAGCACGACAACCGCTGCCAGGGTCGCGAATTGTACGAGCATGGTGATTCCCGTCGCTCCGGGAGGAGTGCGAAACGGGCTGTCCCCCGGCCCCGGAGACGGATAGGGAATCGTCACGCTCGTGACCGCCGACAGGCCGAGCCCGGCGCCGAGCAAGCACGCGCTCAACCCGATGGTGGCCGGCAACAGGTCCCATCTGCCCGTCAGTCCGGACGCCGCGACGGCATAGATCACGACGACGGGCAGGCCGACGACGAGCCACGGCGCCAGGCGCCCGATCCGGTCGGCGCGGCCGCTCACGCCGGACGAGACGTGCAGCGCAAAGGCCGTGTTGTCCATCGACACGTCCGAATGCACGCCCCAACCGATCATGTAGGCGACGATCGGAGCGACAGCCAAATAGGCGCCGGACGCGACCGTCCCGGAGTCGGAAACGACGAGCGAATAGACAACGACGATCAGCGGCAGCAGCACGAGCATTGCGATCGACCCGAAATAGCGCGGGTCGCGGCGCCAGTACGTGACCGTGCGCGCGGCAATGGCACCGGACGGCGTCCCCGGCAATGTGGAGAACCAGCCGAGTCCGCTGGACAGACCGGTGGAGACTTGACGATGGGTCGGGCCCCGCTCGAGGGTGCGCTTCAGCGCCGACGTCCAGGCCAACAGCAGCAAGCCGAGCGTGGCGGCCGCCAAAACAAGACGAAGGATCGCAAGCGGCAGGTGCCCGGTTGCGGCGTCCGCCGGCGCCGCGAACGCGAAGCCGAGCGGCGTCCAGCCCAGAACGGTAGCCACCCCGGTCAACGGGCCGTCGTCGATGGACATCCGGTGCTGCGTCACCAGGTTCACGACCGGACCGAATGCCACGACGGCCACGAGCCCGATGATGGACAGCACGTCGCGCCACCGGCGGCTGGCCAAGGCGGAGGACACGGCCGACGTCGCGGCGCGCGAAACCGCCACGCAGGTTCCGGCGCCGAGCAGGGCCCCGATCACGGCAACGAGCACTGCCGGCACCGAATACGACCAGGTGACCGTCGTGACCAGCAGCAACAGCGTCGTCGCCGCGGCCGGGACGGATACAAAAGACGCCGCGAACAGGCCGGTCACGAGCCGTTTCATGGGGATGGCGAAAGTTTGAAACCGCAGCGGGTCCAGTGTCTCGTCGATCCCAAATGCGAAAAGCGGTAGCAGGAGCCACCCGAGCACCGCGAGCGAACCGCCGCAGACCAGCACGATCCGAGAGACCTCGGGGTTGCCGAAGAGCCGCAGCGCAACGAGACCGACAACGCCGAAACCGACGATCATCAACCCGTAGAGCGCCCCGATGATCAGGACGATTATGCGCCCGGTGCGCCCGCGCAGGGAGCCTTTGAGCAGCTGCAGCTTCAGTCGGACGAGGTGCGCAACCATTGCAACCCCTCGCCGTTGTCGGAGCGCCCGCCGGCCATCGCGACGAAACGGTCTTCAAGCGTGCCGCCGGCGCGGACGTCGTCCACGGTGCCGGCTGCTTGGATGGTCCCGTCGATGACTATTGCCACGTGATCGCAGGTCCGTTCGACGAGGTCCATCACGTGCGACGACAAAATGACTGTGCCGCCGGATCCGACGAAGCCATCCAGTATCTGACGGATATTTTTGGCGGAAACGGGGTCGACTGCTTCGAACGGTTCATCGAGCACGAGGACCCGCGGAGCGTGCACCAGGGCGCTCGCCAAGGCCACCTTCTTGGTCATGCCGGCCGAGTAGTCGGCGACGAGCTTGCCGGCGGCCTCCTTGAGTCCCAGGGCGCGCAACAGGTCTGTGCAGCGTGCGTCGACGACGTCCGGGGGCATGCCGCGCAGCAAACCGGCGTAAGTGATCAGCTGGGCCCCGGTCAAACGCTCGAATAGTCTGACGCCGTCGGGCAAAATCCCGAGCCGTCGTTTGGCCCCGACCGGGTCTGCCCATACATCGTGGCCGAGGACGTGAGCAGTGCCGGAGTCCGGGCGCAACAGCCCCGTGGCCATGGACAGCGTCGTGGTCTTGCCGGCGCCGTTCGGGCCGACGAGCCCGTAGTACGAGCCGGCCGGCACGTCGAGCCAGACGTTGTTGGCAGCGGGTTTGCCGCTGTAGAACTTGCTGAGGCCGCGAAGAGAAACCGCGGCCTGGGCATATTCCGGCGGTGGGGAATGATCCGTCATGATTACCACCGTACCGAAACAAGGCTCGCTCCGTTGCTGGAGCGAGCCCTGCGAGTCGGAAGCCGTCCGGGCGGCAAATTGAGTAATGCCCCGGACCTTAAGGTCCGGGGCATTGCCCGTAATGGGTGTTCGGCGGTGTCCTACTCTCCCACATGGTCCCCCATGCAGTACCATCGGCGCTGGTAGGCTTAGCTTCCGGGTTCGGAATGGGACCGGGCGTTTCCCTACCGCTATGGCCGCCGTAACTGTATCGAAACGATCAACTCTCACGTATTCACTTGTTGTGGTAGTGGATAGTTGGTTGTGTTTCGGGAACCGTATAGTGGACGCGTCATTTCTTGTATTTCAGAAGAAATAGTGTTTTGTGGGTAAGTTATCGGCTTATTAGTACCAGTCAGCTTGCACACATTACTGTGCTTCCACGCCTGGCCTATCAACCCCATCGTCTATAGGGAGCCTCTCACACCACGAGGGTGTCTGGAAATCTCATCTTGAAGCAGGCTTCCCGCTTAGATGCTTTCAGCGGTTATCCTTTCCGAACGTAGCCAACCAGCCGTGCCCTTGGCAGGACAACTGGCACACCAGAGGTTCGTCCGTCCCGGTCCTCTCGTACTAAGGACAGACCTTCTCAAATTTCCTCCGCGCGCAGCGGATAGGGACCGAACTGTCTCACGACGTTCTAAACCCAGCTCGCGTACCGCTTTAATGGGCGAACAGCCCAACCCTTGGGACCGACTCCAGCCCCAGGATGCGACGAGCCGACATCGAGGTGCCAAACCATGCCGTCGATATGGACTCTTGGGCAAGATCAGCCTGTTATCCCCGTGGTACCTTTTATCCGTTGAGCGACCGCGATTCCACAATCCACGGCCGGGTCACTAGTCCCAGCTTTCGCTCCTGCTCGACACGTCCGTCTCACAGTCAAGCTCCCTTGTGCACTTACACTCGACACCTGATTGCCAACCAGGCTGAGGGAACCTTTGGGCGCCTCCGTTACTCTTTAGGAGGCAACCGCCCCAGTTAAACTACCCACCAGGCACTGTCCCTGGACCCGATCAGGGTCCGAAGTTAAGGTATCCAGAACGACCAGAGTGGTATTTCAACGATGACTCCACCAACACTAGCGTGCCGGCCTCATAGTCTCCCACCTATCCTACACAAGCCGCACCGAACACCAATACCAAGCTGTAGTAAAGGTCACGGGGTCTTTCCGTCCTGCTGCGCGTAACGAGCATCTTTACTCGTATTGCAATTTCGCCGAGTTCGTGGTTGAGACAGTAGAGAAGTCGTTACGCCATTCGTGCAGGTCGGAACTTACCCGACAAGGAATTTCGCTACCTTAGGATGGTTATAGTTACCACCGCCGTTTACTGGGGCTTAAATTCTCCGCTTCGCCGGCCAAAAGCCGGCTAACAGGTCCTCTTAACCTTCCAGCACCGGGCAGGCGTCAGTCCGTATACCTCGTCTTACGACTTCGCACGGACCTGTGTTTTTAGTAAACAGTCGCTTCTCCCTGGTCTCTGCGGCCAACACGCGCTCACGGAGCAAGTCCGATATCACGCGCTTGGCCCCCCTTATCCCGAAGTTACGGGGGCATTTTGCCGAGTTCCTTAACCACGATTCTCTCGATCGCCTTAGTATTCTCTACCTGACCACCTGTGTCGGTTTAGGGTACGAGCGGCTAGAACCTCACGTCGATGCTTTTCTCGGCAGCATGGGATCACTCACTTCCCGCCACAAAGGCGGTCACCATCACGTCTCAGGACCGGTCACCAAAGACCCGACGCCCGGATTTACCTGAACGTCTCCCTACACGCTTAGACGTGCACAACCATCGGCACGCGGAAGCTACCCTCCTGCGTCACACCCGTTAATACGTTTACCTACTACCGGTTCAGGTCCCACGCTCCACACCCACTCCCGTACACAAGTGCACGGGTTGATGGATGCTTCAGATGGTTAGTATCACCGGATTCGATATGGACGGTTCTTCGCCGGTACGGGAATATCAACCCGTTGCCCATCGACTACGCCTGTCGGCCTCGCCTTAGGTCCCGACTTACCCAGGGCGGATTAGCCTAGCCCTGGAACCCTTGGTCATTCGGCGGACGGGTTTCTCACCCGTCTTTCGCTACTCATGCCTGCATTCTCACTCGTATAGGCTCCACCACTGGTTTCCACCGCAGCTTCACTGCCCACACGACGCTCCCCTACCCATCCACACCCCTGAACACTCTCCCGCAGGAAAACGCTAGGGTCATGCGTGAATGCCACAACTTCGGCGGTGTACTTGAGCCCCGCTACATTGTCGGCGCGGAATCACTTGACCAGTGAGCTATTACGCACTCTTTCAAGGATGGCTGCTTCTAAGCCAACCTCCTGGTTGTCTTCGCAACTCCACATCCTTTTCCACTTAGCACACGCTTAGGGGCCTTAGTTGGTGGTCTGGGCTGTTTCCCTCTCGACGATGAAGCTTATCCCCCACCGTCTCACTGCCATGCTTACACTTCCCGGCATTCGGAGTTTGGCTGACGTCAGTAACCTTGTTGGGCCCATTAGCCATCCAGTAGCTCTACCTCCGGAAAGAAACACATGACGCTGCACCTAAATGCATTTCGGGGAGAACCAGCTATCACGGAGTTTGATTGGCCTTTCACCCCTAACCACAGCTCATCCCCTCCATTTTCAACTGAAGTGGGTTCGGGCCTCCACGACGTCTTACCGTCGCTTCACCCTGGCCATGGCTAGATCACTCCGCTTCGGGTCTAGGACACGCGACTCGGGCGCCCTCTTCGGACTCGCTTTCGCTACGGCTACCCCACACGGGTTAACCTCGCCACGCACCGCTAACTCGCAGGCTCATTCTTCAAAAGGCACGCCATCACCCACCAGCCCACTCAAGGACTGCCCAGGCTCTGACGGATTGTAAGCACACGGTTTCAGGTACTATTTCACTCCCCTCCCGGGGTACTTTTCACCTTTCCCTCACGGTACTTGTCCGCTATCGGTCATCAGGGAGTATTCAGTCTTACCAGGTGGTCCTGGCAGATTCACACGGGATTACACGAGTCCCGTGCTACTCGGGATACCACGCAAAAGCAGGACACAGATTTCGCCTACGGGACTATCACCCGCTCCGGTACGCCTTTCCAAACGCTTCGACTATCCGCATCACTATCACTTCGCCAGCCCGGTAGAACTAGCCACGCGGTCCCACAACCCCGCACCCGCAACGCCTACCGGCTTACACGGGACACGGTTTAGACTCATCCAGTTTCGCTCGCCACTACTCCCGGAATCACTCTTGTTTTCTCTTCCTGTGGGTACTGAGATGTTTCACTTCCCCACGTTCCCCCCACACGCCCTATACATTCAGGCGATGGTCACCAGACACGCACGCGCTCTGGCGGGGTTTCCCCATTCGGACACCCTCGGATCACCGTTCGGTTACCAACTCCCCGAGGATTATCGCAGGTTCCTACGTCCTTCTTCGGCTCCTGATGCCAAGGCATCCACCGTATGCTCTTAAAAACTTGACCACAAAAACAAAGAAAAATATTAACGCACACACAAAAACAGGAAACTACACGAAGCAGCCCCCACCATTTGCGTGCACACTTTTCTTCAAAAGATGCTCGCGTCCACTATACAGTTCTCAAACCACAAACAACCCCACCCCGACCAACCAGCGAAAAACACTGGACATCCGACAGGTGGCCCGTCACCAGGAAAAAACAGTCGCCTGTTCTCCCAGAACCCCAATAGTGTGTCTTATTCGATAACCCCTCAACCAGACCCGCACCCACCATGCCGTTCCAACCAGACAACCAATCCACC
It encodes the following:
- the nagB gene encoding glucosamine-6-phosphate deaminase, with the translated sequence MEVIILSDPGRIAGLVADAVERRVRATPSSVLGLATGSSPLKIYEELIRRHRQSGLSFADAHAFLLDEYIGIPRSHDQSYYSVIRREFTNHIDIPAERVHSPNGESDDIAGEGARYDESIRAAGGIDIQLLGIGTDGHIGFNEPASSLRSRTRVKTLTEQTREDNARFFPSMSDVPRHVLTQGLGTISESRQAVLVATGAAKAEAVAAAVEGPVSAICPASVLQLHEHAAVIVDEAAGSALELADYYKHTYANRPKWQEL
- a CDS encoding ABC transporter ATP-binding protein; the encoded protein is MTDHSPPPEYAQAAVSLRGLSKFYSGKPAANNVWLDVPAGSYYGLVGPNGAGKTTTLSMATGLLRPDSGTAHVLGHDVWADPVGAKRRLGILPDGVRLFERLTGAQLITYAGLLRGMPPDVVDARCTDLLRALGLKEAAGKLVADYSAGMTKKVALASALVHAPRVLVLDEPFEAVDPVSAKNIRQILDGFVGSGGTVILSSHVMDLVERTCDHVAIVIDGTIQAAGTVDDVRAGGTLEDRFVAMAGGRSDNGEGLQWLRTSSD
- a CDS encoding transporter, with protein sequence MVAHLVRLKLQLLKGSLRGRTGRIIVLIIGALYGLMIVGFGVVGLVALRLFGNPEVSRIVLVCGGSLAVLGWLLLPLFAFGIDETLDPLRFQTFAIPMKRLVTGLFAASFVSVPAAATTLLLLVTTVTWSYSVPAVLVAVIGALLGAGTCVAVSRAATSAVSSALASRRWRDVLSIIGLVAVVAFGPVVNLVTQHRMSIDDGPLTGVATVLGWTPLGFAFAAPADAATGHLPLAILRLVLAAATLGLLLLAWTSALKRTLERGPTHRQVSTGLSSGLGWFSTLPGTPSGAIAARTVTYWRRDPRYFGSIAMLVLLPLIVVVYSLVVSDSGTVASGAYLAVAPIVAYMIGWGVHSDVSMDNTAFALHVSSGVSGRADRIGRLAPWLVVGLPVVVIYAVAASGLTGRWDLLPATIGLSACLLGAGLGLSAVTSVTIPYPSPGPGDSPFRTPPGATGITMLVQFATLAAVVVLSLPILVTALIAMFAAPGIGWIVLPAGVVLGGVYLVVGVRLGASTFDRRAPDILARIHGFASS